In a single window of the Sylvia atricapilla isolate bSylAtr1 chromosome 22, bSylAtr1.pri, whole genome shotgun sequence genome:
- the CDC42 gene encoding cell division control protein 42 homolog isoform X2 translates to MQTIKCVVVGDGAVGKTCLLISYTTNKFPSEYVPTVFDNYAVTVMIGGEPYTLGLFDTAGQEDYDRLRPLSYPQTDVFLVCFSVVSPSSFENVKEKWVPEITHHCPKTPFLLVGTQIDLRDDPSTIEKLAKNKQKPITPETAEKLARDLKAVKYVECSALTQRGLKNVFDEAILAALEPPETQPKRKCCIF, encoded by the exons ATGCAGACGATCAAGTGTGTAGTAGTGGGCGATGGTGCTGTTGGTAAAACCTGCCTCTTAATTTCTTATACGACAAATAAATTCCCATCGGAATACGTACCAACG GTTTTTGATAACTATGCTGTAACAGTGATGATTGGAGGAGAGCCTTACACCCTTGGCCTCTTTGATACTGCAG GTCAGGAAGACTATGATAGATTACGACCCCTCAGCTATCCACAGACAGACGTATTTCTGGTCTGTTTTTCAGTGGTCTCTCCTTCttcatttgaaaatgtgaaagaaaag TGGGTACCTGAAATTACTCACCACTGTCCAAAGACTCCTTTTCTGCTTGTTGGGACCCAGATTGATTTAAGAGATGATCCCTCAACAATTGAGAAACTTGCCAAGAACAAGCAGAAGCCTATAACTCCAGAGACTGCTGAAAAGCTGGCCCGGGACCTGAAGGCTGTAAAATACGTGGAATGCTCTGCACTTACGCAG AGAGGTCTGAAGAATGTGTTTGATGAGGCTATCCTAGCTGCCCTCGAGCCTCCGGAAACTCAGCCCAAAAGGAAGTGCTGTATATTCTAa
- the CDC42 gene encoding cell division control protein 42 homolog isoform X1, whose amino-acid sequence MQTIKCVVVGDGAVGKTCLLISYTTNKFPSEYVPTVFDNYAVTVMIGGEPYTLGLFDTAGQEDYDRLRPLSYPQTDVFLVCFSVVSPSSFENVKEKWVPEITHHCPKTPFLLVGTQIDLRDDPSTIEKLAKNKQKPITPETAEKLARDLKAVKYVECSALTQKGLKNVFDEAILAALEPPEPKKTRRCVLL is encoded by the exons ATGCAGACGATCAAGTGTGTAGTAGTGGGCGATGGTGCTGTTGGTAAAACCTGCCTCTTAATTTCTTATACGACAAATAAATTCCCATCGGAATACGTACCAACG GTTTTTGATAACTATGCTGTAACAGTGATGATTGGAGGAGAGCCTTACACCCTTGGCCTCTTTGATACTGCAG GTCAGGAAGACTATGATAGATTACGACCCCTCAGCTATCCACAGACAGACGTATTTCTGGTCTGTTTTTCAGTGGTCTCTCCTTCttcatttgaaaatgtgaaagaaaag TGGGTACCTGAAATTACTCACCACTGTCCAAAGACTCCTTTTCTGCTTGTTGGGACCCAGATTGATTTAAGAGATGATCCCTCAACAATTGAGAAACTTGCCAAGAACAAGCAGAAGCCTATAACTCCAGAGACTGCTGAAAAGCTGGCCCGGGACCTGAAGGCTGTAAAATACGTGGAATGCTCTGCACTTACGCAG AAAGGCCTAAAGAATGTATTTGACGAAGCGATATTGGCTGCCCTGGAGCCCCCGGAGCCGAAGAAGACTCGCAGGTGTGTGCTGCTATGA